One region of Xylanimonas ulmi genomic DNA includes:
- a CDS encoding sacsin N-terminal ATP-binding-like domain-containing protein, producing MTADPFGTQALRRAVLDAWRASPTRLREDANLEEDHARGYYRDRVVVELAQNAADAAARAGVPGRLTLRLDESGDAPVLRAANTGAPLDADAVASLASLRASSKGAGQVGRFGVGFAAVRAVSDDVTIRSATGGVRFSAAATRAQVSEAGIDTPPGHLAVLRLPFAAEPAPGDGAVVELTLRDREAVEAVRAQLDAVDDALLLALPALAQVVIEVDGEGRRMLDDVGSRWLTRHADGELAADDVADLPTEQRRTAWSLVWALPRSASSGGALGSTGDAAPSRRGVLYAPTPTDVPLTFPALLVATFPVDPGRRRVLPGRATERLAAAAGRAYAALLADVAAEHGAQALALVPGDLPAGEVDAAIREAAIDALRTTPLLPAGDGALIAPRDAVLLVGPLGQDADVAAVLGAVPLATPLHTTARRLGARVAPVADLLEDLPSGMAPAQWRAVYAALAPHAADPAVREALAGAAVPLADGRVAHGARGLVMPATASEPTGSSAAARPHPQGTDAAASALRAAEALGVRVVHPEATHPVLERVGAAPFDPRAVLADPAVRSTALAAAQEALDAGGEPGPVSFERAGRGSGLDADGAPDVVDAVLWLAGAGAGAGSGAGSGSGGAPFWVGEMPVRVVAGGLAALRETALPGSWAATHLDALDVVDPREVAAFGAAALRAAGTHDGLDLYTVRDVVTPGPDDEPDPANEDDPAGWLAGWSDYLGALADHWGPDVLFDELDAVADLDAVAEGSWPDALARIASDPDLRRTLLAAPRPGAGARRGAGPAPSYTAWWLRRRLGAPFALHDDVPLLPPVPAAARGLDDEALRALGGVGSLGDVGPDDWPTVLDALPPVGASLPLADAFAVWRGLAAIAADLAPEARASALASLPDRLPALRGGAIVVADADDVVVAPASRWAQLGPVLPAPPGAVDALADLLDLPVAQDRAPDTAPGDAGQDFGHDGGGEPQPIDARVAALDPRLPASWRRHDRLTVAGVPVAYWAHDGVAHATSEDALAGALADLLGAPHLAAALARALAQPEDAQAVWTSLAWGG from the coding sequence GTGACCGCCGACCCGTTCGGCACGCAGGCGCTGCGCCGCGCCGTCCTGGACGCGTGGCGCGCCTCACCCACCCGTCTGCGCGAGGACGCCAACCTCGAAGAGGACCACGCCCGCGGCTACTACCGCGACCGCGTCGTCGTCGAGCTCGCCCAGAACGCTGCCGACGCCGCGGCCCGCGCGGGTGTGCCCGGCCGCCTCACGCTGAGGCTTGACGAGTCCGGCGACGCGCCGGTGCTGCGCGCCGCCAACACCGGCGCCCCGCTCGACGCCGACGCCGTCGCCTCGCTCGCCTCGTTGCGCGCGTCGTCGAAGGGCGCCGGCCAGGTCGGCCGATTCGGCGTCGGGTTCGCCGCGGTGCGCGCCGTGAGCGACGACGTGACGATCCGCTCGGCGACGGGCGGTGTGCGGTTCTCCGCCGCGGCGACGCGCGCCCAGGTCAGCGAGGCCGGGATCGACACGCCGCCCGGCCATCTCGCGGTGCTGCGCCTGCCCTTCGCGGCCGAGCCCGCGCCGGGCGACGGCGCCGTCGTCGAGCTCACGCTGCGCGACCGCGAGGCCGTCGAGGCCGTGCGCGCCCAACTCGACGCCGTCGACGACGCGCTGCTGCTCGCGCTGCCCGCGCTCGCCCAGGTGGTGATCGAGGTCGACGGCGAGGGTCGCCGCATGCTCGACGACGTCGGGTCCCGGTGGCTCACGCGCCACGCCGACGGCGAGCTCGCGGCCGACGACGTCGCGGACCTGCCCACCGAGCAGCGCCGCACCGCGTGGTCGCTGGTCTGGGCGCTGCCGCGGTCCGCGTCGAGCGGCGGCGCGCTCGGGTCGACGGGTGACGCGGCGCCCTCGCGGCGCGGGGTGCTGTACGCGCCCACCCCGACCGACGTGCCGCTGACGTTCCCGGCCCTGCTGGTGGCGACCTTCCCGGTCGACCCGGGCCGCCGCCGCGTGCTGCCCGGCCGCGCGACCGAGCGCCTCGCGGCCGCGGCGGGGCGCGCGTACGCGGCGCTGCTCGCCGACGTCGCCGCCGAGCACGGCGCGCAGGCGCTCGCCCTGGTCCCGGGCGACCTGCCGGCGGGCGAGGTCGACGCGGCGATCCGCGAGGCGGCCATCGACGCGCTGCGCACGACGCCGCTGCTGCCCGCAGGCGACGGCGCGCTGATCGCGCCACGCGACGCGGTGCTGCTCGTCGGGCCGCTCGGCCAGGACGCCGACGTCGCCGCGGTGCTCGGCGCGGTTCCGCTCGCGACGCCCCTGCACACCACGGCCCGGCGCCTGGGCGCGCGGGTGGCGCCGGTGGCCGACCTGCTTGAGGACCTGCCGAGTGGGATGGCGCCGGCGCAGTGGCGGGCGGTCTACGCGGCGCTCGCGCCGCATGCGGCGGACCCCGCGGTCCGTGAGGCGCTTGCGGGCGCCGCGGTGCCGCTCGCGGATGGGCGCGTGGCGCACGGCGCGCGCGGGCTGGTGATGCCGGCGACCGCGTCGGAGCCGACTGGATCGTCCGCCGCGGCGCGGCCGCACCCGCAGGGGACCGACGCCGCGGCGTCGGCGTTGCGCGCGGCCGAGGCGTTGGGCGTGCGAGTCGTGCACCCCGAGGCCACGCACCCCGTGCTTGAGCGTGTCGGCGCGGCGCCGTTCGACCCGCGCGCGGTGCTCGCGGACCCGGCCGTGCGCTCGACGGCGCTCGCCGCGGCCCAGGAGGCGCTCGACGCTGGCGGCGAGCCCGGCCCGGTGTCCTTCGAGCGCGCGGGGCGGGGCAGCGGGCTCGACGCCGACGGCGCGCCCGACGTCGTCGACGCGGTCCTCTGGCTCGCGGGCGCGGGCGCGGGCGCGGGCTCTGGCGCAGGCTCAGGCTCAGGCGGCGCGCCGTTCTGGGTGGGCGAGATGCCCGTGCGGGTGGTCGCCGGCGGGCTCGCAGCCCTGCGCGAGACCGCGCTGCCGGGATCGTGGGCCGCCACCCACCTCGACGCCCTCGACGTCGTCGACCCGCGCGAGGTCGCGGCCTTCGGCGCCGCCGCGCTGCGGGCCGCGGGCACCCATGACGGGCTCGACCTGTACACCGTGCGCGACGTCGTCACGCCAGGCCCCGACGACGAGCCCGACCCGGCCAACGAGGACGACCCCGCGGGATGGCTCGCGGGCTGGTCCGACTACCTCGGCGCGCTCGCCGACCACTGGGGCCCCGACGTCCTGTTCGACGAGCTCGACGCCGTCGCCGACCTCGACGCCGTCGCGGAAGGATCCTGGCCCGACGCGCTCGCCCGCATCGCCTCCGACCCGGACCTGCGCCGCACGCTGCTCGCGGCCCCACGCCCCGGCGCCGGCGCCCGGCGCGGCGCGGGACCCGCGCCGTCGTACACCGCGTGGTGGCTGCGGCGGCGCCTGGGCGCGCCGTTCGCACTGCACGACGACGTCCCGCTCCTGCCCCCGGTCCCCGCCGCGGCGCGCGGGCTCGACGACGAGGCGCTGCGCGCGCTCGGCGGTGTCGGCTCGCTCGGTGACGTCGGCCCCGACGACTGGCCGACCGTGCTCGACGCGCTCCCACCCGTGGGCGCCTCGCTGCCCTTGGCCGACGCGTTCGCCGTGTGGCGTGGGCTCGCGGCGATCGCCGCCGACCTCGCCCCCGAGGCCCGCGCGAGCGCACTGGCCTCGCTGCCCGACCGGTTGCCTGCCCTCCGCGGCGGGGCCATCGTGGTGGCCGACGCGGACGACGTCGTCGTCGCCCCCGCCTCGCGTTGGGCCCAGCTCGGGCCGGTGCTCCCGGCGCCGCCCGGCGCCGTCGACGCGCTCGCGGACCTGCTCGACCTCCCGGTGGCCCAGGATCGGGCGCCGGACACCGCGCCCGGCGACGCCGGGCAGGACTTCGGGCACGACGGCGGTGGTGAGCCGCAGCCGATCGACGCGCGCGTCGCGGCGCTCGACCCGCGCCTGCCCGCGTCGTGGCGCCGCCACGACCGCCTCACGGTCGCGGGCGTGCCGGTCGCGTACTGGGCGCACGACGGCGTCGCGCACGCCACGAGCGAGGACGCGCTGGCCGGGGCGCTCGCGGACTTGCTCGGCGCCCCGCACCTGGCGGCGGCCCTGGCGCGAGCGCTGGCGCAGCCGGAGGATGCGCAGGCGGTGTGGACGTCGCTCGCCTGGGGCGGTTGA
- a CDS encoding DUF3027 domain-containing protein, giving the protein MSAAEAPARPRRAAKEAVLSGAVDLARAAAQQVAESPSDVGEHLGVVIDAERLVSHRFAAAMRGYQGWAWVVTLARVPRGRSATVCEVELLPGDGALLSPAWLPWSERLRPGDIGPGDVMPFQADDPRLEPGYQPTGDPEADEVAIEELALARARVLSPRGREDAAQRWYRGSQGPTSAGAVASAAECVSCGYLVPIAGPLGQLFAVCANPWSPDDGKVVSLDHGCGAHSETDVESGPSDWPAADPLIDEMTLELVTPPAEAKASPGQGDAPADPEVAPEAE; this is encoded by the coding sequence GTGAGTGCTGCCGAGGCCCCGGCCCGTCCCCGTCGTGCCGCCAAGGAGGCGGTGCTGTCGGGCGCCGTCGATCTCGCGCGCGCGGCCGCGCAGCAGGTCGCGGAGTCTCCGTCGGACGTGGGTGAGCACCTCGGCGTGGTGATCGACGCCGAACGGTTGGTCTCGCACCGTTTCGCCGCGGCGATGCGCGGCTACCAGGGCTGGGCGTGGGTCGTGACGCTGGCGCGCGTGCCGCGCGGGCGCAGCGCGACGGTGTGCGAGGTCGAGCTGCTGCCCGGCGATGGCGCGCTGCTCTCCCCGGCCTGGCTGCCGTGGTCGGAGCGGCTGCGCCCCGGCGACATCGGCCCGGGCGACGTGATGCCGTTCCAGGCCGACGACCCGCGGCTCGAGCCCGGGTATCAGCCCACGGGCGACCCCGAGGCCGACGAGGTGGCGATCGAGGAGTTGGCGCTGGCCCGGGCGCGCGTGCTGTCGCCGCGGGGCCGCGAGGACGCCGCGCAACGCTGGTACCGCGGCTCGCAGGGTCCGACGTCGGCGGGCGCGGTGGCGTCGGCCGCCGAGTGCGTGTCGTGCGGCTACCTCGTGCCGATCGCCGGTCCGCTGGGGCAGCTGTTCGCGGTGTGCGCCAACCCGTGGTCGCCCGACGACGGCAAGGTCGTCTCGCTCGACCACGGCTGCGGCGCCCACTCCGAGACCGACGTGGAGTCAGGCCCGTCCGACTGGCCGGCCGCCGACCCCCTGATCGACGAGATGACCCTGGAGCTCGTCACGCCGCCCGCCGAGGCGAAGGCCTCCCCGGGCCAGGGCGACGCGCCCGCCGACCCCGAAGTGGCCCCCGAGGCGGAGTGA
- a CDS encoding cold-shock protein encodes MPTGKVKWFDETRGFGFIAGDDGSEVFLHASVLPAEASNPKPGTRVDYGVADGRRGPSALAVKVLDAAPSVAKAKRKAPTEMATIVEDLIKVLDRVGDALKHGRYPDGNAGERVAKLLRAVADDFEA; translated from the coding sequence GTGCCCACCGGCAAGGTCAAGTGGTTTGACGAGACGCGCGGGTTCGGCTTCATCGCCGGCGACGACGGCAGCGAGGTCTTCCTGCACGCCTCGGTCCTGCCCGCGGAGGCCAGCAACCCCAAGCCAGGCACGCGCGTCGACTACGGGGTGGCCGACGGCCGCCGTGGCCCGTCGGCGCTCGCGGTCAAGGTGCTCGACGCCGCGCCGTCGGTCGCCAAGGCCAAGCGCAAGGCGCCCACCGAGATGGCGACCATCGTCGAGGACCTGATCAAGGTGCTCGACCGGGTGGGCGACGCGCTCAAGCACGGCCGCTATCCCGACGGCAACGCCGGGGAGCGCGTGGCGAAGCTGCTGCGCGCCGTGGCCGACGACTTCGAGGCCTGA